The Dehalococcoidales bacterium genome includes the window AGAATGAAACCCTGCACACAATCGAGCTCCCCGGCACCAAGCAAAGGATACGGGCTAAAACGGCATGGAACAGTGACACTTTAAGGGGAGATTTTTGTAACCTCTTAATCCTCGATGAATACCAGCTTATGAATGAGGAGGCCTGGGAAGTGGTGGGTGCCCCGATGCTCTTAGACAATAACGGTGACGCTATCTTTATTTACACTCCGCCCTCATTGCATTCAAGGTCAGTCACTAAGGCCCGGGATCCTCGCCACGCAGCCAAGCTCTACAAGGCGGCGGAGGCCAAGCAAAAGGAAGCAGAGAAAAGTGGGACAGTCCCACGCTGGGAGGTATTTCATTTCACTTCACTTGATAACCCCGTCCTGTCAAAAGATGCCCTCGACGAAATAGCCTCCGATATGTCCGCGATCTCTTATAGACAAGAGATTTTAGCAGAGGATCTTGAGGACGTACCGGGGGCGCTGTGGACACACGCACTCTTAGACCGGACGCGAAAGCAACTGAGCGAAGTCCCGGCATTGACCCGTGTGGTGATTGGTTGTGACCCCCCAGGCGGCGCTACGGAGTGCGGCATCGTAACGGCGGGCACCTCCAAGATAGACGGCGTGCTGCATGGGTACGTGCTATTCGACAACTCTTTAAGGACAACTCCTGACCTATGGGCCGGGGAGATTCTGAAAGCATATAACTTCGCCGGCGCTGACAGGGTGATCGGCGAAAAGAACTATGGCGGAGACATGGTACAGAACACCATCGAACAGGCCGCCAAATCACGCAGTATGACGGTATCTTATAAAGATGTCCAGGCCACAAGGGGCAAAGCAGTCCGCGCCGAGCCGGTAGTCGCCCTCTTTGAGCAGGACAGGTGTCATATCGTGGGTGATCTACCTCTCTTAGAAGAGGAGCTCTGCGGCTGGATACCCGGCGAAACAAAGGAAAGCCCCAACCGTTTAGACGCTATGGTATGGGCCATAACTGAGTTAATGATTACGGGTAAAGACCCGTCTATAAGGTGGATTTAAAAATGAGAATTTGCAATCATCCTGAACTTCGGCCCTCTGATTGGAACCAACCAAAGCCAGAACCGTGTGAAATGATAGGATGCTGTGAAGATAATCAAGTTTGCCCTGTCTGCGGCTGGGGATTTGGTTCATGGCCTTGCCGATGCACAAAGAACATCTCTGATATCACGCATCAATCATTGCTGGCTACCAGTTTGAATCTTCATTCAGGTATCTGGGCATCGTTGGCGGTGAAATAATGCCGACTAAAGACCCAATCAAAAAGGCCAAAGCCAACCGGGAGAGGCAGGCAAGATTCCGGGCTAAGAAAAAGGGCGTTACCGTAGCTGACACTAAGGCTGACGTAACACCCTCAGCACCGCCAAAACCGCAGGGCGTTACATCCCCGGTAACCCAGGCCGATTATGACGCGCTCCCGCCCTCTTTAAAGTTTCAGGTGGAGGCCGGGACACGGTTACGCCAGACTTTACATGCACCATTGGAGATAAAGGAAAGACAGGAGATGGCGGTCAGAAGATTCAGGGGATATTAACTTTCGGTGTCCCGACTATTTTATAGTTTGGTTTGGCATCAGGGTTGCCGTTTATTACCTTATCTTCCCATGTCGGCAAAGGTAGATCAAGTTCCTTAATTATCAAATCCCGTAAATATTCGGACATTACTTGAGCATCTTCCTCAAGTTCACGTGTATCCCAATATTTATTATCCATACCTTATTTTATCACAAGGATAACACATGAGCATATTTGATCGATTTAGAAAGAAAAGCATAGTGACCAAAGAGCCTGCCGTTCCGTATTTATTTAACTATGGTCAGGCTGTGCCTCCCGATAGGGATACGCGGGGTTATATAAATGCGTTCGGCGAGGTCGGCTGGTTGTTTGCTGTTATTTCCAAGATCGCCCAGGGCGTAGCCGATGCCGATTGGGGACTCTATACCTTTAATAAGGGCGAATATAAAGAGGTAGACAACCACCCTATTCTTGATGTTCTTGAATTCGTCAATCCCTTTCAGACGAGGCAGGAATTTATTGAGCTGCATGAGATTTACATGGGGCTGGTCGGTGAGTGCTTCTGGGTGATCAACAAAAACAAAGGCGGATTGCCCGGGGAAATCTGGATTGCATCGCCGGACAGGATGTCCGTTGTCCCTTCCAAGAAAGATTTTATTGCCGGATATGTTTACCAGGTTGGGAGCGAGAAGATACCCCTCGATAAAGAGATTGTCATTCATCATAAACTCCCAAACCCGGCAAACCCTTACCGGGGCCTCGGACCTGTGCAGGCCCTGGCTATTGACCTGGACAGCGAATACTACGCCGGGAAATGGAACAGGAACTGGTTTTATAATTCAGCGAAGCCGGATGGGATACTGTCATTTGAGCAGTTATCTGACGAACAATATCAACGCCTTAAACAGCAATGGAACGAAAAATACAGAGGGACGGCCAACGCTCACAAAATGGCCCTCGTTGAAGGCGCCGCTAAATATCAGCAAATATCGATCTCAGCTAAAGACATGGACTTCCATGCACTGAGACTTCTTAACAGAGACAATATCCTGGGTGTGTTCGGCATGCCTTTGTCTGTGATGGGGATAACGGAAAACGTCAACCGGGCAAATGCCGAGGCCGGGGATTACACATTCGCCCGCTGGATAGTCACTCCACGTTTAAAGAGGCTTCAAGGAAAATTAAACGAGCAGTTTATCCCGATGTTCCCGAACTCACATAACCTTATCTTAATGCCCGATGATGTAGTGCCTGAGAGCATAGAGGAAAACCGGATGCTTGCTGAATCGGGTATCAAAACGGGCTATATGAAGATCAATGAGGCCCGCGAGCTCGTAGGGCTGGAATCATTGGGTGACGAAGGTGATGTGCTGGTTACTCCGAACCAAAATCCCTTCGGCAGTATGGGGCTATCTGTAAAAAAAAAGCGTGAACTATCCCTTGAATGGAAAGAGACCTACTGGAGAGGGTATGTAACCCGAGCTGAGACCTACGAAAAAAGAATGATCGAAGCCTTAAAAGGAATGTTCGATCATCAGGAATCTCAAGCTATACAGCGACTTGAGAATGGGAGCAAAACTCTCATCGACCAATTCGAAGCAAAGATAGCCTATACTAAACTTGCCACTCCCATATTGACCGATCTTTTTAAACTCTCAATTGACAATGGCAGGGAACTTATAAAACCAAAACCCGTCCATACCGAGGCGGCGCCCGAAGATGAGCCCTTAAATGATTCGGCCCGGAAGTGGCTTTTAACAAGGATAGGCTGGGCTGCTGAACAAGTCGGTGAGGAAACGGCGCGTAAACTGGCTGCCGCTTTAGCTGTAGGCTATGGCGAAGGTGAGAGCATCCCCGACTTAGCGAAGCGCATCCGTGAAGTATTCGTTGACTGCGACCGCAGGCGGTCAATCCTTATCGCCCGGACTGAAACTCTCAGCGCGTCCGCGCAGGGTGCCATCGAAGGGTATAAGGAAGCCGATCTTGAGAAGGCCGAGTTCATGGCGAGCATGGACGAACGCTTATGTGAGGATTGCGAGGCTATGGATAATGAAACCTTTACCTTAGACGATTGCCAGGGCATTTTGCCGCTGCATCCCTCGTGTAGATGTTGTTGGCTACCTGTAGTATGAATAAATTAGATTTAGCTTACATCGGCGGGTTATTTGATGGCGAGGGAAATATCCAGATTGTCAAGCGTAGCCCGTTATCAAACAGAAGGGACACATACCACTTAGTTGTCCGTGTGTGTTTGGTGGAAGATTATATCCCCAAGTGGTTAGCCTTCGCTTTTGGTGGCAGTGTTAATAAAAGGTTAAGGGAACAGGTTAACCCACATCATCGTGACGTATATACATGGTATTGCAGCCAGCAAATAGCTGCTAATTTCTTACGGGCAGTATTGCCATACCTAAAATTGAAAAAGGCACAGGCTGAGATAGCGCTCAAGTTTCAGGAAAGGAAAAGATGTGGTCGGCCTCGTAAAGTAAACGGAACTTTTACCCCTAAAACGGAAGGGGAATTAGCCGTTGAGGAAGCCGAGTATATTTTAATGAAACAACTGAAACACCAGAAATATTAACGAGTGCTGCTGGCTGCCCGTTGTATAGGAGGCATTTTATGACTGAAACTATATTTAAAACATTCCGCCCGGAAGTGAAGGCCGTCAATTCAGAGGACGGCACAATCGATATGCTAATCCCTATGTCTACAGCTTCGACTGACAGAGACGGGGAGAGTATCGACCCTCTTGGCTGGCGCAAGTCACTCCCGGCCTTCCGCAAGCGCCCGGTCCTGCTGTCCTCTCATAATTACGGCGATCTCAGGAAACAGATCGGTGAGTTTACGAAACTCAAAGTATCCGAGGACGGCCTTTTCGCGAGCCCGCGCTACTACATAAACGAGGGAAACGAGGAAGCGGATTGGGCTTTTAAACTGGCCTCGAAAGGCATGGCCGCCTATTCTGTGGGCTTTATCCCGAAAGCCTGGACGGATGGTGACGGCGAAAAGGAACCACGCCGGACTTACACTGAGCAGGAGCTTTTGGAAATCAGTCATGTGGTCGTGCCATCTAATCGTGACGCCATTCAAGGGTTAAGGGGAAAGTCAGTGGACCCTGTGCTTAACTCGGTGATTGACGATATCGTGAGTGCCGAGATTATCGACCTGACCACTAAGCCCGAGGACACCGGCGAGACAATCCGAATCCCGGTTGATGACGGCAATCACGAAGGCCACGAAAGAAAAACAATACCAATCTCCAAGAAAGAAGGAATCCAAGCTCTCTATTGTGTGGACGATAAGAAAATCCTTACTTATTTATTCGATAAGGCTGCCGGCTGGACAATGGAAAAAGCCAAAGCTTGGGTAAAAGAGCATGAGAAGTCGGTCAATCTAATCTGTACGATGTCAGGCGAAGTGATTGGAGGCGTGGTTTTTGAGCCGCCTGTTACTTTACCAGTAGAGGATATCCCGGCGCCGGCCAAGCACAGTCAAAAGGAAATCATGGACGAGATCGACTTCGTTAAGTCACTCATAGCCGAGTACGGGATGAATAAGGAAACCAACGCCCAGGCATGGGATCTGGTCAGGGAAATAATGCGCGAGAACGGGAGCGACATACCCGCTGACATAAAATTCGGCGTTACCCAGATTTCGCTGGAACCGCCGCCCACTAAAACCATCGATGATCGAATCAATATAATCATCGAGCAAACAGTCTCACACTTCATAAAATAAAACCAACTCTCCCAATCGTTTTAAGCCGCCCCCGGGCGGTTTTTTTGTTGGGAAAAATGGAGGTAAATCAATGGAACTTACAGATGAAATGACCGCTGAGATAGCCGCGAAAGCAGTCGCGGAATATCAGGCCAAACAGGACAAGGAAATTGTCAAACGCTTCACACCTGGCAATGATGGCCCCGAGCCGGAAACGCAGGGCTTTAAATCTCTGGGCGAGCAACTCCACGCTGTCATGCGCGCCAAGTCCGGCGCCCCCGATCCCCGGCTGAAGTCTATTGTCGGCAACTCGGAAGGCGTACCCGCAGATGGCGGCTTCCTGGTACAGACCGACTTCGCCACCCAACTACTCGAAAAAACCTTTAATAACAGCGACATAGTAAACCGGGTTTTCCGCATCCCGATCTCAGCCAATGCCAATGCCATTAAAATCCCGGCTGTGTCCGATGCTTCCAGGGCGGACGGCTCCCGCTGGGGCGGCATCCGGGCTTACTGGATGAATGAGGGCGGTTCTAAGACAGAATCCAATCCCTCTTTCGCACAGGTTAGCTTAGAGCTCA containing:
- a CDS encoding phage portal protein; translated protein: MSIFDRFRKKSIVTKEPAVPYLFNYGQAVPPDRDTRGYINAFGEVGWLFAVISKIAQGVADADWGLYTFNKGEYKEVDNHPILDVLEFVNPFQTRQEFIELHEIYMGLVGECFWVINKNKGGLPGEIWIASPDRMSVVPSKKDFIAGYVYQVGSEKIPLDKEIVIHHKLPNPANPYRGLGPVQALAIDLDSEYYAGKWNRNWFYNSAKPDGILSFEQLSDEQYQRLKQQWNEKYRGTANAHKMALVEGAAKYQQISISAKDMDFHALRLLNRDNILGVFGMPLSVMGITENVNRANAEAGDYTFARWIVTPRLKRLQGKLNEQFIPMFPNSHNLILMPDDVVPESIEENRMLAESGIKTGYMKINEARELVGLESLGDEGDVLVTPNQNPFGSMGLSVKKKRELSLEWKETYWRGYVTRAETYEKRMIEALKGMFDHQESQAIQRLENGSKTLIDQFEAKIAYTKLATPILTDLFKLSIDNGRELIKPKPVHTEAAPEDEPLNDSARKWLLTRIGWAAEQVGEETARKLAAALAVGYGEGESIPDLAKRIREVFVDCDRRRSILIARTETLSASAQGAIEGYKEADLEKAEFMASMDERLCEDCEAMDNETFTLDDCQGILPLHPSCRCCWLPVV
- a CDS encoding HK97 family phage prohead protease, which gives rise to MTETIFKTFRPEVKAVNSEDGTIDMLIPMSTASTDRDGESIDPLGWRKSLPAFRKRPVLLSSHNYGDLRKQIGEFTKLKVSEDGLFASPRYYINEGNEEADWAFKLASKGMAAYSVGFIPKAWTDGDGEKEPRRTYTEQELLEISHVVVPSNRDAIQGLRGKSVDPVLNSVIDDIVSAEIIDLTTKPEDTGETIRIPVDDGNHEGHERKTIPISKKEGIQALYCVDDKKILTYLFDKAAGWTMEKAKAWVKEHEKSVNLICTMSGEVIGGVVFEPPVTLPVEDIPAPAKHSQKEIMDEIDFVKSLIAEYGMNKETNAQAWDLVREIMRENGSDIPADIKFGVTQISLEPPPTKTIDDRINIIIEQTVSHFIK